The Cellulophaga sp. L1A9 genome window below encodes:
- a CDS encoding DUF2911 domain-containing protein, producing MKKILTLSAVLVCLVFSTTASAQKFSGLDKSPMDVAAYPTSYKVAEKIAKVSYSRPQLKGRSIAELAPAGAVWRTGANESVEVTFYTDVTFGGSAVKAGTYSLFTIPGAKEWTVILNSKLNQWGAYSYDESADVIRVKGAVSKGTESLDAFSMAFKENDKSADLVIGWGTVRVAVPVAATM from the coding sequence ATGAAAAAAATTCTTACCCTTTCAGCTGTTTTAGTATGTTTAGTATTCAGTACTACAGCAAGTGCACAAAAATTTAGCGGACTTGACAAGAGCCCAATGGATGTTGCTGCCTACCCAACAAGTTATAAAGTAGCAGAAAAAATAGCTAAGGTTAGTTACAGTAGACCACAATTAAAAGGTCGTTCTATTGCTGAGCTAGCACCTGCAGGTGCTGTTTGGAGAACTGGTGCTAACGAGTCTGTTGAAGTTACTTTTTACACGGATGTAACTTTTGGTGGTTCTGCCGTTAAAGCTGGTACTTATTCTTTATTTACCATACCTGGTGCGAAGGAGTGGACTGTAATTTTGAATAGCAAATTAAATCAATGGGGTGCTTACTCTTATGATGAAAGTGCAGATGTTATTCGTGTAAAAGGAGCTGTTAGCAAGGGTACTGAATCTTTGGATGCTTTTTCTATGGCTTTCAAAGAAAATGATAAAAGTGCTGATTTAGTTATTGGATGGGGAACTGTCCGTGTTGCTGTTCCTGTTGCCGCAACTATGTAA
- a CDS encoding FUSC family membrane protein produces the protein MIKEYLKDILLFLKSSNFYKGVLQTSAVIIPLIVFNSFGHISYAIPIAIGVFLNIPGNIPGTLKRKIYSTLISIVLTMTVTLIISFAKHNFALLLFTIAVLSFFISLISAYGFRGSLIAFCGLLAIVLSLVNRNTDLGIWAYVGLIGLGGLWFLLVLGISHWIAPKKDEDQLLSETLRITGSYLKIRGKLLLEKDKREQLLIRTLKLQTELNEKHEILRELLLSERKQIGRSHFDEKRVLIFISLIDILELALANTLDYSKIDVIIKDRDVLKQFKNLNTTMGNHLQVLSKILMNKKKVQNKNELLDGLAVIEKTIQKYILSVALPAGREGILTLRNLQDYQEQQVTKIRAIRRVMNNVTKDKISFKDKEASQFITTQDYSLQIIARHFTFKSPIFRHALRLTVAIIIGFTFGTLVGIKNPYWIVLTLIVLMRPSYGLTRERAINRIIGTVIGAIFAVAIIFLTSNTIIYMVLAAVSLVIAFSLLQQSYRSAAAFITINVIFVYALLEPNSLAVVKFRVLDTFIGAVLAVIANYTLWPSWEFMNLNPTLVNSINKNKAYLTAVSKIYFTKETRNLEYKIARKEAFLAISNLNAAFQRMTQDPKSKQKEMQLIYEFVSLNNTFLSALASMGGFIQNHNTTASSENFDAFITHIENQLENAETCLSENKTAVIKEHKKIETAEMALKSSFTTLSNQRDQQIKEGQHKIDLEMRLQLQEAHLITNQLTWLKGLSEDIYRNSLKYSQLFIDKS, from the coding sequence ATGATTAAGGAATATCTAAAAGACATCCTGTTATTTCTTAAAAGTTCCAATTTTTATAAAGGAGTACTACAAACTTCAGCGGTTATTATTCCGTTGATTGTCTTCAATTCCTTTGGTCATATTTCCTATGCTATTCCTATCGCTATAGGAGTTTTCTTAAATATTCCTGGAAATATTCCCGGCACTTTAAAACGAAAAATTTACAGTACCCTCATCAGTATTGTGCTTACGATGACTGTTACCTTAATCATTTCGTTTGCGAAACATAATTTTGCGCTATTACTCTTTACAATTGCGGTGTTATCGTTTTTTATCTCGCTAATATCTGCCTATGGTTTTAGAGGGTCATTAATTGCCTTCTGTGGTTTACTTGCCATTGTTTTAAGTCTGGTAAACAGAAATACAGATTTAGGAATTTGGGCATATGTTGGACTCATAGGTTTAGGCGGACTATGGTTTCTCCTAGTGCTAGGCATATCTCATTGGATAGCTCCAAAAAAAGACGAAGACCAATTACTTTCAGAAACGTTACGCATTACTGGAAGCTACCTGAAAATTCGTGGTAAATTATTATTAGAAAAAGATAAAAGAGAACAACTTCTTATTAGAACCTTAAAGCTACAAACAGAACTTAACGAAAAACATGAAATCCTAAGAGAATTGCTACTGAGCGAGCGAAAACAAATCGGGAGATCTCATTTTGATGAAAAAAGAGTACTCATCTTCATATCGTTAATTGATATCTTAGAATTAGCACTGGCCAACACCTTAGATTATTCAAAAATAGATGTAATCATTAAAGACCGTGATGTTTTAAAACAATTTAAAAACCTAAACACCACTATGGGCAACCACTTGCAGGTGTTGTCTAAAATATTGATGAATAAGAAAAAAGTTCAGAATAAAAATGAACTTTTAGATGGTCTCGCTGTTATAGAAAAAACAATTCAAAAATATATTCTATCTGTAGCATTGCCCGCAGGCCGCGAAGGCATCCTTACCCTTAGAAATCTTCAAGATTACCAAGAACAACAAGTAACAAAAATACGCGCCATTAGAAGGGTAATGAATAATGTTACCAAAGATAAAATATCCTTTAAAGACAAAGAAGCTTCTCAATTTATAACAACACAAGACTATAGCCTTCAAATTATAGCTCGACATTTCACCTTCAAATCTCCCATATTCCGACATGCGCTAAGACTTACGGTTGCTATAATTATAGGATTTACTTTTGGAACACTTGTCGGAATTAAAAATCCTTATTGGATTGTACTGACCTTAATTGTATTGATGAGGCCCAGTTATGGCCTAACCAGAGAGAGAGCCATAAACCGTATTATAGGAACTGTAATAGGTGCCATTTTTGCAGTAGCCATTATATTTCTTACAAGTAATACGATTATATATATGGTTTTAGCTGCCGTATCCTTAGTTATTGCATTCTCTTTATTACAACAAAGTTACCGGTCTGCCGCTGCCTTTATCACTATAAATGTAATCTTCGTTTACGCCTTATTAGAACCAAATAGTTTAGCAGTAGTTAAATTTCGTGTGCTCGATACTTTTATTGGAGCCGTACTTGCTGTAATTGCAAATTACACCCTTTGGCCCTCTTGGGAATTTATGAATCTAAATCCTACACTCGTAAATTCTATCAATAAAAACAAAGCCTATTTGACCGCTGTTAGTAAGATTTACTTCACAAAAGAGACCCGAAACTTAGAGTACAAAATTGCTCGTAAAGAGGCGTTCTTAGCCATTAGTAATTTAAATGCAGCTTTTCAAAGAATGACTCAAGACCCAAAATCTAAGCAGAAAGAAATGCAGCTTATTTATGAATTTGTCTCTTTAAACAATACCTTTTTATCTGCATTGGCTTCTATGGGTGGTTTCATTCAAAACCACAACACCACGGCTTCTAGCGAAAACTTTGATGCTTTTATTACGCATATAGAAAACCAACTTGAGAATGCGGAAACCTGTTTGTCTGAAAATAAAACCGCAGTAATAAAAGAACATAAGAAAATTGAAACTGCAGAAATGGCTTTAAAAAGTTCATTTACGACCCTTTCTAACCAAAGAGACCAACAAATAAAAGAAGGCCAACATAAAATAGATTTAGAAATGCGTTTGCAATTACAAGAAGCACATTTAATTACCAATCAATTAACTTGGCTTAAAGGTTTATCCGAAGATATCTATAGAAACAGTTTAAAATATTCACAGCTGTTTATCGATAAATCATAA
- a CDS encoding amidohydrolase, protein MKNLYITFFALIIASCTPSKEQVDLIVLNANVYTVDDAFSTAEAFAVKEGKFVFVGTNEEVEKLYEAKDKVDANGKTIVPGLIDAHCHFYRLGQNQQAVDLVGTTSFNEVLEKVEDFQVKHNNEFIYGRGWDQNDWEVKEFPTKKEIDELYPDTPMAIERIDGHAYLVNQKALDLAGITKETVAVGGEIVKIDGALTGVLVDGPMNLIDAIIPKPSKETMIAALKDAERISIQNGLTTVNDAGLPREVIELIDSLQQVGEIKIRVYAMIANYPENLDYYLNKGILKTDRLNVRSVKVYGDGALGSRGAVMKMPYSDKPNHFGAMVTPVDEIENVAKRIAASDYQMNTHAIGDSANIVVLRAYKNALKGKEDRRWKVEHAQILSTPDFEYFKEGIIPSVQPTHATSDMYWAEDRIGADRMPGAYAFKTLLGKSGIVALGTDFPVEQVSPFLTFYAAVARKDLEGYPDGGFQANEALSREEALKGMTIWAAYSNFEQDEKGSIEVGKMADFVILDKDIMTIPEAETAKIIPEQVYISGAKMN, encoded by the coding sequence ATGAAAAATCTTTACATTACTTTTTTTGCACTAATTATTGCTAGTTGCACCCCATCAAAAGAACAAGTAGATTTAATTGTACTCAATGCAAATGTCTATACGGTTGATGACGCTTTCTCTACAGCGGAAGCATTTGCGGTAAAAGAGGGGAAGTTTGTTTTTGTAGGTACCAACGAGGAAGTAGAAAAGTTATATGAAGCTAAAGATAAAGTGGATGCTAATGGGAAGACGATTGTTCCGGGTTTAATAGATGCACATTGTCATTTTTATAGGTTAGGTCAGAACCAGCAAGCAGTAGATTTGGTAGGAACGACTAGTTTTAATGAAGTTTTAGAAAAGGTTGAAGATTTTCAAGTTAAACATAATAACGAATTTATTTATGGACGTGGTTGGGATCAGAATGATTGGGAGGTAAAAGAATTTCCTACCAAAAAAGAAATAGATGAATTGTATCCAGATACACCTATGGCCATTGAACGTATTGATGGACATGCGTATTTGGTAAATCAGAAAGCACTCGATTTAGCAGGAATAACCAAAGAAACTGTTGCCGTTGGTGGTGAAATTGTAAAGATTGATGGAGCGTTAACTGGTGTTCTGGTAGATGGTCCTATGAATTTAATTGATGCGATTATACCGAAACCCTCGAAAGAAACTATGATTGCCGCTTTGAAAGACGCTGAGCGTATTTCAATTCAGAACGGATTAACTACAGTGAATGATGCGGGGTTACCACGAGAAGTTATTGAGCTTATTGATAGTTTGCAGCAAGTAGGTGAGATAAAAATTAGGGTTTATGCAATGATTGCTAATTACCCTGAGAATTTAGATTATTATTTGAATAAAGGAATTTTAAAAACAGATCGATTGAATGTTAGATCTGTGAAGGTATATGGTGATGGGGCTTTGGGTTCAAGAGGTGCAGTGATGAAAATGCCTTATTCAGATAAGCCAAATCATTTTGGCGCTATGGTAACGCCTGTTGATGAAATTGAGAATGTAGCAAAACGAATTGCCGCATCTGATTATCAAATGAATACACATGCTATTGGAGATTCTGCAAATATTGTAGTTTTAAGAGCCTACAAAAATGCATTAAAAGGGAAAGAAGATAGACGTTGGAAAGTAGAGCATGCGCAGATTTTGAGTACTCCAGATTTTGAGTATTTTAAAGAAGGAATTATTCCTTCCGTGCAACCAACGCATGCAACGAGTGATATGTACTGGGCTGAAGATAGAATAGGAGCAGACCGTATGCCTGGAGCTTATGCGTTTAAAACCTTATTAGGTAAATCAGGTATAGTCGCCTTAGGAACAGATTTCCCGGTAGAGCAGGTGAGTCCGTTTTTGACGTTTTACGCTGCAGTGGCACGTAAAGATTTAGAAGGCTATCCTGATGGAGGATTTCAGGCAAATGAAGCTTTGTCTAGGGAAGAAGCCTTAAAAGGGATGACGATTTGGGCAGCATACAGTAATTTTGAACAAGACGAGAAAGGAAGTATTGAGGTAGGGAAGATGGCAGATTTTGTGATCTTAGATAAAGATATCATGACAATTCCTGAAGCGGAAACTGCAAAAATAATCCCAGAACAAGTTTATATTTCCGGAGCGAAAATGAACTAG
- the mqo gene encoding malate dehydrogenase (quinone): MNTTNHYTLIGAGIMSATLGVLLKQLIPDAKISIYERLNAVGAESSDAWNNAGTGHSAFCELNYTPENENGEIDISKALKISEQFEISKQFWAYLVKNDLVKATTPFINDIDHMSFVWGDANINFLKKRHEALTQYAIFKAMKFSTDFNEISDWVPLMMHGRNNDENIAATRMPIGTDVNFGDITRKMITYLEGCDGVTLHLGHQVEDIDQQKDGTWKIEVTDLHTDQEKTIDTNFVFIGAGGGALKLLEKSGIPEGEGFGGFPVSGQFLKCNNPEVAKLHEAKVYGKAEEGSPPMSVPHLDTRMLNGERSLLFGPYAGFSTKFLKNGSYFDLPLSIDAHNIFPLLSAGIKNIALTKYLIEQVVQSPEERFEALVKYYPEAKFEDWELITAGQRVQIIKKDKKEGGVLKFGTEIVSSADKTLAALLGASPGASTAVSIMLNVLDECFPTQMKTREWQNKLKEIFPSYGQSLIKNGALCMEIRGRTTAILKLEEK, from the coding sequence ATGAACACAACAAATCATTATACGCTAATTGGTGCAGGAATTATGAGTGCCACTCTCGGGGTGCTCTTAAAACAACTTATTCCTGATGCAAAAATTTCCATTTACGAAAGGTTAAATGCTGTAGGCGCAGAAAGTTCAGATGCATGGAATAATGCAGGAACGGGACATTCTGCTTTTTGCGAATTGAATTATACCCCTGAAAATGAAAATGGTGAAATTGATATATCTAAAGCCTTAAAAATTAGTGAGCAGTTTGAAATATCTAAACAATTTTGGGCGTATTTAGTTAAAAATGACCTTGTAAAAGCAACTACACCATTCATTAATGATATTGATCATATGAGTTTTGTTTGGGGCGATGCCAACATCAATTTTCTAAAAAAAAGACACGAGGCATTAACGCAATACGCTATTTTTAAAGCTATGAAATTCAGTACTGATTTCAATGAAATAAGCGATTGGGTGCCCTTAATGATGCATGGTAGAAATAATGACGAGAACATTGCGGCTACTAGAATGCCTATAGGCACCGATGTTAATTTTGGAGATATCACTCGTAAAATGATTACTTATTTAGAAGGTTGTGATGGTGTAACGTTACACTTAGGACACCAAGTAGAAGACATTGATCAACAAAAAGACGGCACATGGAAAATTGAAGTAACCGATCTACACACCGACCAAGAAAAAACAATTGACACCAATTTTGTCTTTATAGGCGCTGGTGGAGGCGCATTAAAACTTTTAGAAAAATCTGGAATTCCGGAAGGCGAAGGTTTTGGTGGTTTTCCTGTAAGCGGACAGTTTTTAAAATGTAATAATCCAGAAGTTGCCAAACTACATGAAGCTAAAGTATACGGCAAAGCAGAAGAAGGATCTCCGCCAATGTCCGTACCCCATTTAGATACTCGAATGCTTAATGGGGAACGTTCTTTATTATTTGGACCGTATGCCGGATTTTCTACCAAATTTTTAAAAAATGGATCTTATTTCGACTTACCTTTATCTATAGATGCTCATAATATCTTTCCATTATTATCCGCAGGGATAAAAAATATCGCCTTAACAAAATACCTTATTGAACAAGTAGTTCAATCTCCAGAAGAGCGTTTTGAGGCTTTAGTGAAATATTACCCAGAAGCCAAATTTGAAGACTGGGAATTAATTACAGCCGGGCAACGCGTACAAATTATTAAAAAGGATAAAAAAGAAGGTGGTGTTTTAAAATTTGGAACTGAGATTGTAAGTAGTGCCGATAAAACACTAGCTGCTTTACTAGGAGCTTCCCCTGGAGCATCAACAGCAGTTTCCATTATGCTAAATGTATTAGACGAATGCTTCCCTACTCAAATGAAAACAAGAGAATGGCAAAACAAGCTTAAAGAAATATTTCCTAGCTATGGACAATCACTTATAAAAAATGGAGCGTTATGCATGGAAATTAGAGGTCGTACCACTGCTATATTAAAGCTAGAAGAAAAATAA
- a CDS encoding ABC-F family ATP-binding cassette domain-containing protein: MISVDNIAVEFSGDTLFSDVSFVINETDKIALMGKNGAGKSTMMKIIAGVQKATRGNIRYPKEAVIAYLPQHLLTEDNCTVFEEASKAFGMIFDMQNEMNRLNKELETRTDYESDQYMGLIQKVSDLGEKYYALEEINYEAEVEKALAGLGFKREDFHRQTSEFSGGWRMRIELTKILLQKPDLILLDEPTNHVDIESVIWLEDFLLNKAKAVVVISHDKTFIDNITNRTIEVTMGRIYDYKANYSHYLQLREDRRSHQIKAFQEQQKFIADNQAFIDRFKGTYSKTNQVTSRERMIEKLEIIEIDEIDNSSLRLRFPTAVRSGDYPVTVNTLTKTYGEHVVFKNANMSISRGEKVSFVGRNGEGKSTMIKAIMREIDFEGECQLGHNIKVGYFAQNQASLLDQSLTVFQTVDEVAHGDVRTQMKNILGRFMFGGEDIEKKVSVLSGGEKTRLAMVKLLLEPVNLLILDEPTNHLDLKSKDVLKEALLDFDGTLILVSHDRDFLQGLSQKVFEFKDKRVIEHFESIDAFLERNRIQSLKEIDLKN, encoded by the coding sequence ATGATTTCGGTAGATAATATTGCAGTAGAATTTAGTGGTGATACGCTTTTTAGTGATGTTTCATTTGTCATAAATGAAACGGACAAAATTGCATTGATGGGAAAAAATGGTGCTGGAAAATCTACCATGATGAAAATTATTGCTGGGGTACAAAAAGCTACTCGTGGTAATATTCGCTACCCAAAAGAAGCTGTTATCGCCTACCTACCTCAACACCTGCTAACAGAAGATAATTGTACGGTTTTTGAAGAGGCCTCTAAAGCATTCGGAATGATTTTCGATATGCAGAACGAAATGAATCGCTTAAATAAAGAATTAGAAACCAGAACAGATTATGAGTCTGATCAATATATGGGCTTAATTCAGAAAGTATCTGATTTAGGTGAAAAATATTATGCTTTAGAAGAAATTAATTACGAAGCAGAAGTAGAAAAAGCTCTAGCTGGACTAGGTTTTAAGCGTGAAGATTTTCACCGCCAAACAAGTGAATTCAGTGGTGGATGGCGTATGCGAATAGAATTAACCAAAATACTATTACAAAAACCAGATTTAATTCTCTTAGATGAACCTACCAACCACGTAGATATTGAATCTGTAATATGGTTGGAAGACTTTTTATTGAATAAAGCTAAGGCCGTGGTTGTAATATCACACGATAAAACTTTTATAGATAACATAACCAACAGAACTATAGAAGTGACTATGGGACGTATTTATGACTATAAAGCGAACTATTCTCACTATTTGCAATTGCGAGAAGACAGAAGAAGTCATCAAATAAAAGCATTTCAGGAACAACAAAAATTTATTGCAGACAATCAGGCTTTTATCGATCGCTTTAAAGGCACCTACTCTAAAACCAATCAGGTTACCTCGCGGGAACGTATGATTGAAAAACTAGAAATTATAGAGATTGATGAAATAGACAATTCTTCATTGCGATTAAGATTCCCTACCGCTGTGCGATCAGGCGATTACCCTGTTACTGTAAATACTTTAACAAAAACCTATGGGGAGCATGTCGTATTTAAAAATGCGAACATGAGTATTTCTCGTGGCGAAAAAGTTTCTTTTGTAGGTAGGAATGGTGAAGGAAAATCTACCATGATCAAAGCGATAATGCGAGAAATAGATTTTGAAGGAGAATGTCAGTTAGGTCATAATATAAAAGTGGGTTATTTTGCTCAAAACCAAGCCTCTTTATTAGATCAGAGCTTAACTGTTTTTCAAACTGTAGACGAAGTTGCACATGGTGATGTTAGAACCCAAATGAAAAATATTTTAGGGCGCTTTATGTTTGGCGGAGAAGATATTGAAAAGAAAGTGAGTGTACTTTCTGGTGGGGAAAAAACAAGATTAGCCATGGTAAAATTACTACTGGAACCCGTGAACTTATTAATTCTGGATGAACCTACAAATCACTTAGATTTAAAATCTAAAGATGTTTTAAAAGAAGCCTTATTAGATTTTGATGGCACATTAATTCTGGTTTCTCACGATCGGGACTTTTTACAAGGGCTATCTCAGAAAGTATTTGAATTTAAGGACAAACGCGTTATTGAACATTTTGAAAGTATTGATGCTTTCTTAGAACGCAATAGAATACAAAGTTTAAAAGAAATAGATTTAAAAAATTAA
- a CDS encoding YkgJ family cysteine cluster protein, translating into MSIIKKVRAVDLLYAGLDKEIASFQEQTSLHCKAGCGKCCTHAEVDASPLEFLPWAYHLFLNGLASKTLDDLSIKSSAICHIYQPLSIVDKDNGKGKCSDYVYRGLICRLFGYGANRNKFGEMRLATCKIIKEEQAANFEAAQKALSNGLHVPIFTDYYMKLSQIDFILGNQIVPINTALKLAIEEVLQYYAYRPFPRGFKNCA; encoded by the coding sequence ATGTCTATAATTAAGAAAGTTAGAGCGGTTGATCTTTTATATGCTGGTCTAGATAAAGAGATTGCTTCTTTTCAAGAGCAAACGTCTTTGCATTGCAAAGCAGGTTGTGGAAAATGCTGTACTCATGCAGAAGTAGATGCGTCTCCTTTAGAATTTCTTCCTTGGGCATATCATTTGTTTTTAAATGGATTGGCTTCTAAAACCTTAGATGATTTAAGCATTAAATCAAGCGCTATTTGCCATATTTATCAGCCTCTTTCTATTGTTGATAAAGATAATGGCAAAGGTAAGTGTAGTGATTATGTATACCGAGGACTAATTTGTAGGTTATTTGGGTATGGTGCTAACCGAAATAAGTTTGGAGAAATGCGTCTGGCGACTTGTAAAATAATTAAAGAAGAACAAGCGGCTAATTTTGAGGCAGCGCAAAAAGCCTTAAGTAATGGGTTGCATGTACCTATTTTCACAGATTATTACATGAAGCTTTCGCAAATAGATTTCATTTTAGGTAATCAAATAGTACCAATAAACACCGCTTTAAAATTGGCGATAGAAGAAGTGTTGCAATATTATGCTTACCGCCCTTTTCCAAGAGGTTTTAAAAATTGTGCTTAA
- a CDS encoding PepSY domain-containing protein has translation MSPKIKRKKQAKVLRIFRKIHRLMGAFLFIFFFFISVSGLLLGWKKNSGGLLLAETQKGTSSNLVEWLPLNVLYEKAGKVLRDSVKTDTPIALDRVDVRKDKGVIKFIYEGYYGLQLDGTTGNLLEFGKRQSDFIENIHDGSVLDNYFNTSGSPIKIIYTTVMGIALLLFTITGFWLWYGPKRMRKTT, from the coding sequence ATGAGTCCAAAAATAAAAAGAAAAAAACAAGCCAAAGTATTGCGCATATTTAGAAAAATTCACCGATTAATGGGGGCTTTTTTATTCATTTTTTTCTTTTTTATATCTGTTTCGGGACTATTACTTGGCTGGAAAAAAAATAGCGGAGGATTGCTTCTGGCAGAAACTCAAAAAGGAACCTCTTCAAATTTGGTGGAATGGCTGCCTTTAAATGTCCTTTATGAAAAAGCAGGTAAAGTACTTCGGGATTCTGTTAAAACAGATACACCTATAGCTTTAGACCGTGTTGATGTGCGAAAGGATAAAGGGGTAATAAAGTTTATTTATGAAGGCTATTACGGATTGCAATTAGATGGTACTACGGGTAACTTGTTAGAATTTGGCAAACGTCAATCAGATTTTATTGAAAACATTCATGATGGTTCTGTATTGGATAACTATTTTAATACTTCTGGTAGCCCCATAAAAATAATATATACCACCGTAATGGGAATTGCTTTACTGCTTTTTACAATTACTGGTTTTTGGCTTTGGTATGGTCCAAAACGTATGCGAAAAACTACATAG
- a CDS encoding OmpA family protein: protein MKTFPQIMFLFFTLFSIVVESQNLVKNPSFEANYKCPEEFGSLAIDAKSWRKPTLGTTDYFNTCSTELPVENNFIGSQLPFDGAAYAGMYLYAPNDYREYITAELETALEKDKLYKVSFMVSLADDVEFSIKEFDILLTKSVFEMNTSKYLDARYFSKSAQVNFKRIQPNDYLDNTDDWVEVSTTVMAKGYEHFLTIGNFTNNEDTFKQEVKKASRKSAYYFIDMVSVTLIPSYTQNQLYVIEELLFDFDETSIEIDDNQQLTDLVTYLKSNPRLNVYLYGHTDAMGSVQYNDDLSEKRAATVAQFLVKSGLNKNRISWKGFGFKKPVVSNEKEDTRFKNRRVEFLVAEPQSNYAKNLYEDQN, encoded by the coding sequence ATGAAAACGTTCCCCCAAATCATGTTTTTGTTTTTTACACTATTTTCTATTGTTGTAGAAAGCCAAAATTTAGTAAAAAATCCGAGTTTTGAAGCCAATTATAAATGTCCAGAAGAGTTTGGTTCCCTAGCTATTGATGCTAAGAGTTGGAGAAAACCTACATTAGGTACAACAGACTATTTTAATACCTGTAGTACAGAACTTCCTGTCGAAAATAATTTTATTGGCTCCCAGCTGCCTTTTGATGGTGCTGCTTATGCGGGCATGTATTTGTACGCTCCTAACGATTACCGTGAGTATATTACGGCGGAATTGGAAACAGCTCTTGAAAAAGATAAATTGTATAAGGTGTCATTTATGGTAAGTTTAGCCGATGATGTAGAATTTTCTATAAAGGAATTTGATATCCTGTTAACTAAATCGGTTTTCGAAATGAATACCTCCAAGTACTTAGATGCACGATATTTTTCAAAATCTGCTCAAGTTAATTTTAAACGAATTCAACCCAATGACTATTTAGATAATACGGATGATTGGGTAGAAGTATCAACAACCGTTATGGCAAAGGGATATGAACATTTTTTAACCATAGGTAACTTTACAAATAATGAAGACACCTTTAAACAAGAGGTAAAAAAGGCCTCGCGCAAATCTGCCTATTATTTCATTGATATGGTTTCGGTGACACTAATTCCTAGTTACACCCAAAACCAATTGTATGTAATTGAAGAACTGCTTTTTGATTTTGATGAAACTAGTATTGAAATAGATGACAACCAACAATTAACAGATTTGGTTACCTATCTAAAAAGTAACCCTAGGTTAAATGTTTACCTATATGGCCACACAGATGCTATGGGTTCTGTACAGTATAATGATGATTTGTCTGAAAAAAGAGCAGCGACTGTGGCTCAATTTTTAGTGAAATCTGGCTTAAATAAAAATAGGATTTCCTGGAAAGGATTTGGGTTTAAAAAACCTGTGGTAAGTAATGAAAAAGAAGATACTCGTTTTAAAAATAGAAGGGTAGAATTTTTAGTGGCGGAGCCACAAAGTAACTATGCTAAGAACTTATATGAAGATCAAAATTAA